From the genome of Mastacembelus armatus chromosome 5, fMasArm1.2, whole genome shotgun sequence:
TGATTTATAAAAGTTTATAATTGTCGTTATAATGGTCGTTTTACTGCATAATCTTATACAGATCATCTACAAGAGCCATTGACAAGACcaatttgtgttgttttagcagtttgatttattttgaagacCCTGCCAATGGATTTTTTGATCAGTTTTCTCCTGGAAAAAAACTTATAGGACATCTGGAACAAAatcacactgacatttgtaaCTGCATTCAAGCTGACTTATTAGAAAGTGAGAAACAGTTTACAATGTGTTACAGACTTACTAACGTTTATAACATCTGGTCACCCAAACggagcccagttctgctggaggtttcttttGTTTACCAGAGTTTTCCCTCTCCAGTGTCACCAGTGCTTACTcctaagggatttgttgagttttgGTAAAGTGCCATGaggtgattgtattgtgatttggcgctataaaaataagttgaattgaattgaattgaattctaaCTTTGCTTGGGGGGTTACTAAAATGTCACACCGGAGGAGGACTTTCAACAACTTGGCATTggcaaaacaaataaaccatACTACATTGTTTCAGGCGAACTGCTGTCTTAAAAGTCAGGATATTATTGACTTGGATACATCAGTGTCCTCTAGGCTTAACATTCTGACACCTATTTCCAGCAACTTtatggatttttgttttgtcctgttAGAAGTCCAAAACCAACAATATTCTGTTTTAGAGGGTTGAGAAAACCagcaaaaatctgattttagaAGCTGGAGCCAGTATTTGTGCTTAAagcagattaaaaaatattaattgttGATCAAAATTGTTCCAGGCTGATATTGTTGACAAACAATCACTTGTGTTAGTTTAGGTGTAAACTGcttcacatataaataaaaaaatgtgttaaaaataagaTTAGATATATTTGCAGTATGTTGTCCTGGGACTCGCTTCATTGTTGGCAGTCTGTTGAGCACTTCCATGATAAAAAGGGCCTTGCGGAAAGGTTTTAAAgaagaaattagaaaataaaaaaagacttgGACACAGTGTTCTATTGGTATTAGTTTGtaatattcaaatgtaaaatctCAAGGCCAAGACTACTGTGGGTAATGTCAACTCTTGATAACATgcctttcattttttgtttgaacAGGAACCTTCAGGCTGCTATTGGTGCATATTATGACTTTGAAAGTCCCAGTGTCAACACACCATCCATGTCATTTGTTGAAGACGTGACAATTGGGGAAGGGGAGTCTGTTCCTCCTGATACACCATTCACAAAAACTTGGAGGATACAAAACACAGGTGTGGAAAATGTCACTGCTTTCACATGTTCATTTTTAGTATTTATACTGAAATCTCCAAGCACCATGACATTTTTAGGGTTTTGTTGAACTGTGTTTGATTCCACTCATGTTTGGACCTTACAGGTGCAGAGTCGTGGCCGCCCGGGGGTTTGTCTCAAGTACATTGGTGGTGATCAGTTCGGGCATGTAAACACAGTTATGGTGAAGTCTCTAGACCCCCAGGAAATATCAGATGTGAGTGTACAGATGCGAAGTCCCACAACTCCTGGCATGTACCAGGGCCAGTGGAGAATGTGTACAGCCACTGGATTATTCTATGGAGGTAATTTCTCAGGGATTTCACTACCTATTCAGCTCTTTTGTTACAGTGCCATTGAACTTCCTTTATCTTTTCTGACCAACATTCCCAAACCAAAAATACTTTAAGACACAAAATGGAGAAAATCTGCAAATGATTACAAATATCTTCCATCTGTCATTAGTCAGCCTTAGTTTGTGTATGCTCCTTTTCTCCGCAGATGTAATCTGGGTGATTCTTAGCGTAGAAGTTGGAGGGCTTCTTGGTGTGACCCAGCAGCTGTCTTCCTTTGAGACAGAATTCAACACCCAACCCCAGCGGAACGTGCAGGGAGACTTTAACCCCTTTGCCTCACCACAGAAGAACAAGCACGATGCCACTGACAACAGCTTCAGAGATCCTGGTGGAGCCTGGGATCGAACACAAGAGCCAATCCAGCAAGATCAAAATGGACTGTCTCATAATGCTGTAAATAGGGCATCAAATAGTCTCCAAACCAATCTATCTATGGTGACTTATGGTCAGGTATGTATGCATTAAATATAAGGTCTTACACTGGTATAACATATACACTTATAGCCCTACAGCATGACAGCAGGGCATGGCAAAATACTGAAATTACTAGTAAAACAGCAATGTACGCATCCATTTGCAGTGTGAGTTCTGTGCTAGGCTTTACCCTACCTGTGTGCTAGTTGAAGTGCCCCTTTATTGGTGACCACATGTAATTGACCTGTTGGTGAATGCGCTTTattaacttcattttattttgcagaatTAGTATCAGGACGTCCTGATTAATCAGCAAAAGAGGTTATAGTAGGTGTAACATGACTGCAAGACAAAGAGAAATCCATCATAGGGAGCCTCTGCTGTGGTTGCTCCTTATATGATTATATTATAAAAGCCAATactcaataaaaatatatatctgttTTACTTTGGGGGACCAAAGTTTTAGCTTGTGGCCCCTGGAAGCAACAGCACAAAACGAATGTATTGGAAAGCTACCACTACTGCAAGTGAAGAACCCATCAGAATCAGTCTGATTATAGTGTATGTAGCATGGTTAACAATCTGCTTTCCAGTAATCAGGGATatggtttttttctttttccctctttgcCCTTGAGTAATAATTAGAATAGCTGCCAGGCTTGGTTAGTTTTAGCCATGCTAGTGATGTGACTCTCAGTCCTTCAATCCAACACTTTGGCCCAGAGTAAAATTTAATGCCAGAAACTTCTGTACAGACAGTTATGGTCCCAAGAGGATGAATCTTATGCTGATGATTCCCAATTTAGAATCCAGCATTGCTAAACGGGAATGTATTTTATACAGAACTGAAGAACATGGTTTTTGCCTATGATCACTTACATTGAAGGTACTTTAGAAAGGAGGGAATCTGGTTCAGTATTGGTGCAGAGTTGACTGTTTTAGTTTTCTAAGTTTTCTTTTGATGTTTTGCCACAGTAGTGATAAGGCACTAAGACATGCGGTGTTGTCTCTATTTTTTGCACATTCATCAGAATAATTTGCTGGTATGTAGCTATCATTATAAACAAACTGTGCAGGTACTGTGGCCATTCACAATACTATAAATCAGTAAAAGAGATTACATGTACTGTAACCAAAACAGGAGTATTTATATTGTTCAGCTGTGCGCTGCTCATATTGTTGATTCATGATATGCATCAGACAAAATCTAGCTATAGTTAAGTTTATGGTCTCTAGTGAAGAAAGTTCCTTTATCACTGCACCACCTGGCATTGTAAAAACTCAATAACTCAATTAAGACACTTGCGTCTTACAGGTGGAGccaaattattgttttatacCGTAGTATCTTCTCGTAGCGTCTTCTGGGTAGCTACACTGGACTATTGAGAGCCACGTAGCTTTGTCAGCCAGTTAGGGCATTTAAAGAAGTATTAGTTGAAAAGGACATTAACTGAGCTCCTACAAATACTACCCTGAAACTGATAATAGCAGACAACAAAGCAGTTTTAGTATACATCACACTCATATGCATCCCTTTTTCTGTAGTAGGTATATGTTGACCCCTCATCCAgctctgattttgttttaaatggtttaaaaaatGATGTTCATGTTCACATATATCCAGCCTTTTCATTACACAAACCCTTAGTCTAATAAACTAATACATTTCTCTCACATTTTTCCCAGGGTATTCATGGACCCTATCCATTTGGACAGAGCTAGAATGACAAAGACCCTCCCCCCATGGTGGATGATGAGCTTAACACCCTGGGATTCCTTAAATGCAGAGGAGTTAGAGGGAGGGGAGGAACTATTGTTTTATATTGACTCATGACAACCCTCTGCCCAACCCATGGCCCtttccacagaaacacaaattaaagAGGTGATGGATTACATCCGCAACAGTGAAACATCCCACCTGACATCAACACCTTGATGCATGTGTGAATGCTTCATTTAAGAGTGCTGTAAACCTGtaaaaacagatacacacaactatttttatttttactgtaaaacacagctaTTTAAAGGGAAAATCAGCCCTAAACAAGCTACATACAATTTACTGTTCCCATGGGCAATTGAACACTTGTCTTTCAGGGTTCCTACACAGGTGTGAAGATGTCTGGAAAATTACTCAAATATagtataaaaattaaaaagagtGATGCTAGATCATTTTGAGgaagatgttttaaaaacagaattgtGGAATGTATGTTTTATATAGGAAGATATGTAATGGTTCACCACATCAAACAGGTTTTATTAGAAGCATATGAAGCATTTCCAAGCTCCTGTAGATGACAGCCTTACAAACCTAGTGAATAATATGTAATGTCAAACTAGTACAGCAACAACCATGATCTGTTGCACCAGCCTGTGAGCTGCAGGTAAATACTGGAGCAGTGTAGGTCATGAAAGATGGCTTCAGAATTTTCTCAAATTCTTGGATTAAttgatgtgtttttgctgcatttccAAGAAGTGTACAAGTCTCTCAGTCTTTCACATCAACTGGAAAAATAGATGGTTTGACTGAGTGACGTTTAAAATATGGCATAATGACTGGCTGACATGAGGTGTTcatatttgtttgattttcagCAAATTGCATACAATTAAATTGTAAAGAACAGTTTTCAGAAAAGTGAGACATTTCTGCTATTTAGAAATCCTAAACTAAATAATCCTAAACTAAAATATGGTACACCGCTGTTGTGTTTTAGTGCCTGGAGGAGATGTTTTGGGGATTATTCTTATATATTTTCAGGTTCACTAAGCTAATGTACTTCTTTCTTTAGTCAGTCTTacaaaaggtttaaaaaaaccTGTACTCTATTCCAAAAGGAGTTTGCAGAGGGGGAAAACTAGGTACTTTTTGAGTATTTTGGGAATCTGTCAAGAGTGTATCTAACCTCTTGCCAGTTTCAACTGGCTCCCCCCTCCCCATTATGCTATGTAGGATATGTGGTATAGATTTGGATGGATAGAGTATAATAAAACTTAGGGCTGAGAGGAAGTTATAGCCAATATTTTTGTATCACATTTATTAGTCAGATGTTACTTTCACAACTGGTATTCAACTTACAACTTAATAGTTTTAAACTCCTTCAACTCAGGTTGCTAAGCCAAGTCAGATAACACATAAGGACCTGTTTGCTGCAGGCtgaaagtattttttattacaattaAGAATTTGCCAATTGACTGAGTTCATTATTTGCCTTTTTTGGAGAAACCTCAAACCCTAAAACCACACTGTGTACTAATCGGATACATTACAGTATAGACATTTAAAGTTGAGGTCAGAGTTTTTGAAACTTTGCATAGAAAATGTGGTTGACTCCCTGTGTAGGAACCTTGTCTCTCCCAAAGATAAAAAaccctgaaaacaaagacactaATCTATGCTGACTTAAAGCCACACAGTCTGCAGGTGCCTGATACAGACTGCATGGgacaatgtatgtgtttttagggtgggtttttgctttaaatagATGTTAAAGGGCGATAGGATGTGACTTGAGTATGAGTAAGAGAGTTGTGAGGAAGGGTTGAAAAAGCCATCTAAATCTATTTTGCCTGGTGAGTGATTAGTTTCTGAGTCCATGTCTACAGTATGTGTactagatatatatatataaatatatgtgtgtgtgtgtgtgtgtgtgtgtgcgtgtgtttgtgtgtgcctggtctgtttatgtgtgcatgtatgtaatGGTTTGGATTTAACTGACATAAAATGGTGTATACTACTTGGGCAAATGATGACGTGTCAATTCACATGCACTATACTACATAAAGCTCTGTAGAAAGCTCTCTCAGTATTTCTATAATGAGAAAGCTTTACTAGGTGTGTACCTCTGGAGTATTGTTGAGTGATTGTGAGCCATTTGGATGAAATGAATCACTAATTGCCCTGatgttatttatttgctgtcttTTTGTGCATTGCAGATGCAAAATGTCCCTTTTACAGCCAGCAGGTGGTGCTAAAAATCAAATGACCAACTTAAACTTGACTGAGGATGCCAAGTGCATAGTAAAGAAAAGGTGACAGGTTGTAGTTTGATTGTAGTAAAACTGTCAGAATATGTATATGAATGGTTTGCATCAGCCTTGTTGGCACTCATTTTCTGTTACTGCTATTTGCACATTATTGCCCACCACtgataatgagaaaaaaatggaaatttttgGCTTATTGTGGATTGTGATACCAGAAGTTTCAAAGTTTTGCTAATCTTTTCTCCCCAGAATCTCTGTCTTCTTAACAGCTTCAAGAGTATGAAAAGTAAGGTTTTCATGATTATATATCAGTTTCATTGCTGCACCAATGTCttactttaaaaatgaagaTTGATTGTATCATGTTTGTTTAGATTTTACATATCTGCAAAAGGGTTTGCCTGCAGTCTCACCTGAGCTTTTACTTCAGCTTTGCTTTGTTCGGTATGTCAGATGGTGAATTTGATCATGTACTAatgcttaaaaataaaatgggaaaaGTTGTTGATAGAACTTCTTGAtagtgttacattttttttctaagggGCTATGTTAATCAAActgaattatttataattattggaaattttaatttatcaaaaatgttattaatgATAGAGTTCCAATTTGTAAAAAGTGACCAGCATTCTGTTGCAGCTCTGTTGTATTTGTATTGAGATTCAGCTGAGTCCTCCTCCCAAACAGTATACACTGTTCTGCACTGCTTCTGTTAGTCACGTCAGTCtttttttgtgcgtgtgtttgtgcgtatatgtgtgtctgtgcgtgtacttctatctttatgaggacattttgagtataatgaggacattttggctggtcctcactttttcagactaCTGTTTGAGGAttaacacttggttttaggATTAACATTcaaattaggtttaggttagggctAGGGCTGAATTTCGgcatttagctgtgatggttaGGGGTCTAGGGAATGTCTTACATCAATGTGCCCTCACAAAGCTAGAAGgacaagtgtatgtgtgtgtgtgtgtgtgtgcatgcatgctttCTTGTGAGCTGGCTTGTGTGTGAGATTGACAGATAGTGGGGAAGGCTGAATATTGCTGGATTCTTTCTCTAGTTTTAGTTTGTGACTATGTATGGACTTGAGTGGCATGGTGAGTGGATGATATGAAAGTTTACATAGTCCTAAGATAGCACATTTATCAGAAGAGAATTTGTcaaaataaagcttttttttccccccctgtATGTATAATTAAGCATTTGTATGATTAAATTGACACTGAAATAATGACTaagctgtcttttttttaatgagaagtGCCAGCTTTTTggatttgcattttattgtcaCTTTGACTTATGACACCTTATGTTACTTTAACCTTAGATTACCCCACACTCAGTGCATATCATCTTATTGTGAAGCTGCACTACCAGCTGTTTCAGACATGCAGTTCCAGTTGATTTTTGTGCCACGTTACGGCAAGAAACGTGTCAGCTGCAGTAGCTTAGACCTACTTAGACAGACATGGTATCTACACAATGTACCCTAATGACTAAGGTGATACCATAGTGATTTCTCTAGCACCTCCATGTGTCCATGCGCAAACTTTGGGAAACAAAACCACTTTTTATTGAGTGCATGTTAGCATGTGCTGCTAATTATTGCTATTAATGGCATAAAGCAGTAAAGAGGTTGATGAAAATGTCAATAGTTTAGCAAGTATTTTAGTCATAAACTACTGAACAAAGTTTGATCTGATTAATGCACTGGTTGAAATGcctaaacaaaatgtaatagTCATCCAGCCAGtatttgttgacatttgttatttcagtaaaagtaaaaataaacatcaggACTTCCAAAGTCTATATAAATTCTTATCTGACTCTTAGGATATAGCTGTTACAAGAAGCAATATATCCCACAGAACCAACATTAGCCCAGCAACCCACAATGAGGGTTTTAACAGGTTCCTCAGTTTCTCCAGTTGTGGCCAATCTCTAGCTCAGAAAACTGCATCCAGCTACTGATTTAGATGTGTGGATGACTTCTGGGTCAAAATTTAAACACAGGAAATTGAAGCATTTACTGAAATACATTcatgcagcaacaacaacactgcTTGTAGGCTAAGCAACATCCATTTCACACAGGATGTCAGAGGAAATAGTCTGGCATTTCTCCAATGTGTAGTACTCACTGAAGAGGACAGACGCTGAAGTATACAGAAAACCCACATATCAATATTCACTCTGATTCTCACCACCCACTGAGGCACAAACTGTAAGTTATCAGAACTTTACACCACCAATCTGGAAACGTTTCTGCAATAATGGAAGGGAAGgaacctgtggctaccctagCTGGGCCTCGAGAGCAACATTTTCATTCCATACCTTGTCGGAGTAATTCAAActcttatacagtatataaactcTTATAAACCAGCATTATATTAGTGAAATTTCAGATAATGATAGGTCAAATGACCAGATACCACTAAATTTGATGTTATTTCATCTATCTATTTATTGATAATGTGGGTAAAGCCACCCTTTAAATTAGAGGAAAGTAACATGAAACCCAAAAGATATAATACAACCCAGACCTATACCCAAGTGCCAGAGGTGCCTTTTCAATTAATGGTTAATGCTGTGCCTAACATAACATAGACTGAGACCATCTACACTGTTCACAGTTACTTACATACTGTGAAGAATAAATTGTGTTTCCATTATAAGGCCTACTATCTGTTGCCTTCAGCGAGTAGATAAGTTCCATGCTTGCAGTAATGCTGCAGATAATATCGCATTTAAGTTGCAAAACTGAGAAGCTTTTGTAATGACCCACCTAACAAGGCAGAAGAAATATTACGATTGTCCAGATGAAATTATTTTGTTGAAAAGCTAAATGTTGTGGCAGCTTTAATGATGCTAGACTCATTCTCAGTGCGTCTGCTTAAAATCGTGAATCTGTGGGCAGCAGCTGACCTGTTTGCTATGCAGAAAACCATTTAACTTGATGAGGCTACAGTAAGGCCATAATATCACAGCACACTGCCATAAATCTCATCTCTCAATTTATTGATACATACATCAATCCTGTTGATGTTTGGTAGCCATGGCGATTTAATTCACAAGGGactaacattttacatttgttaaGCCAGAAGTGTGACAGTTGCCAAAGCTGTGATGGTGAAGGAGAGGAAGATAAGTTCCTCCTCCTGTCATCTAAGTGCCACCGGTCCAATTTAACACCTTCCTGTCAGTCACTTGTAATGACAGCTCTCCTCAGGCAGTTTAACGCCCCATTTACTACTTGACTCACATGGGCCTGAGGACACACATGGAAGGCCTCAGAGATTAAATGTCTGGGACTCCCAACCAGTCAGAACTGAAGTAGTCTTTCAGATGAGAGGTCCTCAAGAACCCAAAGCAAGTCCAGTTGCCATCAAATGCCCCCATTTAAGCTAATTGTTTAAGTTCTAACAGCAAGTGTACTTTTACTTGGTACAATCCAAACAATTAGTATCAAGTCTTCTCTTGTCTCCAGAACAAAGTCAGAAAAAAGGCATTATGTAGTCagaatatacaaaaacaaacagactatGCTGTTCTTAAGAAGAGTATCAGTAATCTGCTCCAGAGAATAAACAGACTTTGTACTACCAGCTGATGCAGAAGTGGCTGTGTGTCCAGAACAGACAAATTCCTGTTTGTTCAGTGATAGTACATTCATAGATAGATATCCAAAGAATGATTGTACTTCAAATAGGCCTATGCAAAGGCATTTGTTACCTTGAGACTGAAGAAAGCTTCTGTCTAAGGTGATGGATTCCACAGGTTGCTACAGGCGCTCTGGTACTAATGCCAGACTAAAATGATAAATTGTACAAAAAATGCACTAGTGTTTAtcttgttgtttgtgttttgagttcTCTAGTTGATGAAGTAAAACAATGAGACccataaatcttttttttttttttttttaactaaaacatgaaatagGTGAGTCCAGAGGTACGTGCATTACCTCTGGTATACT
Proteins encoded in this window:
- the ilrun gene encoding LOW QUALITY PROTEIN: protein ILRUN (The sequence of the model RefSeq protein was modified relative to this genomic sequence to represent the inferred CDS: deleted 1 base in 1 codon); the protein is MEGTDMDVDAELMQKFSCMGTTDKDVLISEFQRLLGFQLNPAGCAFFLDMTNWNLQAAIGAYYDFESPSVNTPSMSFVEDVTIGEGESVPPDTPFTKTWRIQNTGAESWPPGVCLKYIGGDQFGHVNTVMVKSLDPQEISDVSVQMRSPTTPGMYQGQWRMCTATGLFYGDVIWVILSVEVGGLLGVTQQLSSFETEFNTQPQRNVQGDFNPFASPQKNKHDATDNSFRDPGGAWDRTQEPIQQDQNGLSHNAVNRASNSLQTNLSMVTYGQGIHGPYPFGQS